The Pseudomonas extremaustralis genome contains a region encoding:
- a CDS encoding quinone-dependent dihydroorotate dehydrogenase: protein MYTLARQLLFKLSPETSHDLSLDLIGAGGRLGLNGLVCKAPANMPVSVMGLEFPNPVGLAAGLDKNGAAIDGFAQLGFGFVEVGTVTPRPQPGNPKPRIFRLPEAEAIINRMGFNNLGVDHLLSRVQAAKYKGILGINIGKNFDTPVERAVDDYLICLDKVYAHASYVTVNVSSPNTPGLRSLQFGDSLKQLLEALRQRQEDLAVRHGKRVPLAIKIAPDMTDEETVLVAQALMESGMDAVIATNTTLSRVGVEGLAHGDEAGGLSGAPVREKSTHVVKVLAAELAGRLPIIAVGGITEGKHAAEKIAAGASLVQLYSGFIYKGPELIRQSVDAIMALPGKA from the coding sequence ATGTATACCCTGGCCCGCCAGCTGTTATTCAAACTCTCCCCGGAAACCTCCCACGACCTGTCCCTGGACTTGATCGGTGCCGGCGGCCGCCTGGGGCTCAACGGCCTGGTATGCAAGGCACCGGCGAACATGCCGGTTTCGGTGATGGGGCTGGAGTTCCCCAACCCGGTCGGGCTGGCGGCAGGCCTGGACAAGAACGGCGCGGCCATCGATGGCTTTGCGCAACTGGGTTTCGGGTTTGTTGAAGTCGGCACCGTGACCCCGCGCCCACAACCGGGCAATCCCAAGCCCCGCATCTTCCGCCTGCCGGAAGCCGAGGCGATCATCAATCGCATGGGCTTCAACAACCTGGGCGTCGATCATTTGTTGTCACGGGTTCAGGCGGCGAAATACAAAGGGATTCTGGGCATTAACATCGGCAAGAACTTCGATACCCCGGTAGAGCGCGCCGTCGATGACTACCTGATCTGCCTGGACAAAGTCTACGCCCACGCCAGCTACGTCACCGTCAACGTCAGCTCGCCCAACACCCCGGGCCTGCGCAGCCTGCAGTTCGGCGACTCCCTCAAGCAATTGCTCGAAGCCTTGCGCCAGCGCCAGGAAGACCTGGCCGTGCGCCATGGCAAGCGCGTTCCGTTGGCGATCAAGATTGCACCGGACATGACTGATGAAGAAACCGTGCTGGTGGCCCAGGCCCTGATGGAGTCGGGCATGGACGCGGTGATCGCGACCAACACCACCCTCAGTCGTGTTGGCGTCGAAGGCCTGGCCCATGGTGATGAGGCCGGCGGCCTGTCGGGGGCACCGGTGCGAGAGAAGAGTACCCATGTCGTCAAGGTGCTGGCCGCCGAGCTGGCGGGGCGCTTGCCGATCATTGCGGTGGGCGGCATCACCGAAGGCAAGCATGCGGCCGAGAAGATCGCCGCCGGTGCGAGCCTGGTGCAGTTGTACTCCGGCTTTATCTATAAGGGGCCTGAGCTGATTCGCCAGTCGGTGGACGCGATCATGGCTTTGCCAGGCAAGGCCTGA
- a CDS encoding CmpA/NrtA family ABC transporter substrate-binding protein gives MNDSDGNSPMNDPLAWVNGSDAPEKSSLDLGFMALSDCASLVVAATQGFAQPYGLTLNLKRQSSWANLRDKLVSGELDAAHSLYGLIYAVHLGIGGVAPIDMAVLMGLNQNGQSINLSHALQQQGVVTPEALDRHVHQSRTKLTFAQTFPTGTHAMWLYYWLASQGIHPLQDVESVVVPPPQMVAHLQAGRIDGFCVGEPWSASAVKQNQGFTLATTQAIWPNHPEKVLGCTQAFVDQYPNTARVLVMALLEASRFIEQNIENRRSTAQLLSGREYLDAPLDCIEPRLLGIYDDGLGNQWQDPHALRFFAGGDVNLPYLSDGMWFMTQFRRWGLLREDPDYLGVARQVQQLALYRQAADALGISSNDRDMRSSQLIDGKIWDGSDPGGYARSFRLHAMADHTSRQALR, from the coding sequence ATGAACGATTCGGATGGCAACAGCCCGATGAACGACCCGCTGGCGTGGGTCAACGGCAGTGATGCCCCGGAAAAGAGCAGCCTCGACCTGGGCTTCATGGCCTTGAGTGATTGCGCCTCGCTGGTGGTGGCCGCCACCCAGGGTTTCGCTCAACCCTATGGCCTGACCCTGAACCTCAAGCGTCAGTCCTCATGGGCCAACCTGCGGGACAAACTGGTCAGCGGCGAACTGGATGCCGCCCACAGCCTGTATGGACTGATCTATGCCGTGCACCTGGGTATTGGCGGCGTGGCGCCCATCGATATGGCAGTGCTGATGGGCCTGAACCAGAACGGCCAGAGCATCAACCTGTCCCACGCCCTGCAACAGCAAGGGGTGGTCACTCCTGAAGCACTGGATCGCCACGTGCACCAAAGCCGAACAAAACTGACCTTCGCCCAGACCTTTCCCACAGGCACTCACGCCATGTGGTTGTATTACTGGCTGGCGAGCCAAGGCATTCATCCTTTACAGGACGTGGAAAGCGTCGTGGTCCCGCCACCGCAAATGGTCGCGCACCTGCAGGCCGGGCGTATCGACGGCTTTTGCGTCGGCGAACCCTGGTCGGCCAGCGCCGTAAAGCAAAACCAAGGCTTTACCCTGGCGACCACCCAGGCAATCTGGCCGAATCATCCGGAAAAAGTGCTCGGCTGCACGCAGGCCTTTGTCGACCAATACCCCAACACCGCCCGCGTATTGGTGATGGCACTGCTGGAGGCCAGTCGCTTTATCGAGCAGAACATCGAAAACCGGCGCTCGACCGCGCAATTGCTCAGTGGTCGCGAGTACCTCGATGCTCCGCTCGACTGTATCGAACCGCGTCTGCTGGGAATCTATGACGACGGCCTGGGTAACCAGTGGCAGGACCCCCACGCCCTGCGTTTTTTTGCCGGTGGCGACGTGAACCTGCCCTACCTCTCCGACGGCATGTGGTTCATGACCCAATTTCGGCGCTGGGGCCTGCTGCGTGAAGATCCCGACTACCTGGGCGTTGCGCGCCAGGTGCAACAACTGGCGCTCTATCGCCAGGCGGCCGATGCGCTGGGCATCAGCAGCAACGACCGGGACATGCGCAGCAGCCAGTTGATCGACGGCAAAATCTGGGACGGCTCGGATCCCGGCGGCTACGCGCGCAGCTTCCGCCTGCACGCCATGGCTGATCACACCAGCCGCCAAGCCTTGCGCTGA
- a CDS encoding FliM/FliN family flagellar motor switch protein, with amino-acid sequence MHLEILLQEQLVSRRRLAAFAPGKVLPLAPDVIHCVEVRVNGQLLALGELVQLEDRLGVELHEVYSEWAPGGLR; translated from the coding sequence ATGCATCTGGAAATTCTTCTACAGGAACAATTGGTCAGTCGCAGGCGCCTGGCGGCTTTTGCACCGGGAAAGGTGCTGCCGTTGGCGCCCGACGTTATCCACTGTGTGGAGGTGCGGGTCAACGGCCAGTTGCTTGCCCTGGGCGAACTGGTGCAGCTGGAGGATCGGTTGGGGGTTGAATTGCACGAAGTGTATTCGGAGTGGGCGCCTGGTGGGCTCAGATAG
- a CDS encoding nitrate/nitrite transporter, whose translation MKSSFWKSGHTPTLFAAFLYFDLSFMVWYLLGPLAVQIAADLHLTTQQRGLVVATPILAGAVLRFLMGMLADKLSPKTAGLIGQVIVIAALFGAWKLGIHSYEQALLLGLFLGMAGASFAVALPLASQWYPAEHQGKAMGIAGAGNSGTVFAALLAPVLAAAFGWSNVFGFALIPLVLTLIIFAWLARNAPERPKAKSMADYFKALGDRDSWWFMFFYSVTFGGFIGLASALPGYFNDQYGLSPVTAGYYTAACVFGGSLMRPLGGALADRFGGIRTLLGMYSVAAICIAAVGFNLPSSYAALALFVCTMLGLGAGNGAVFQLVPQRFRREIGVMTGLIGMAGGIGGFALAAGMGAIKQSTGSYQMALWLFASLGVLAWFGLHGVKRRWRTTWGSAAVTAARV comes from the coding sequence ATGAAATCAAGCTTCTGGAAATCCGGGCACACCCCGACCCTGTTTGCCGCGTTCCTGTATTTCGACCTGAGCTTCATGGTCTGGTACCTCCTGGGTCCACTGGCGGTGCAGATTGCTGCCGACCTGCACCTGACCACCCAGCAACGCGGCCTGGTGGTCGCGACGCCGATCCTGGCGGGCGCGGTGCTGCGCTTCCTGATGGGCATGCTGGCCGACAAGTTGTCGCCCAAGACCGCCGGGCTGATCGGCCAGGTGATCGTCATCGCCGCACTGTTCGGTGCCTGGAAACTGGGCATCCACAGTTATGAGCAAGCATTGCTGCTCGGACTCTTCCTTGGCATGGCCGGCGCCTCTTTTGCGGTGGCGCTGCCCCTGGCGTCCCAGTGGTACCCGGCCGAGCACCAGGGCAAGGCCATGGGCATTGCTGGCGCGGGCAACTCGGGCACTGTGTTCGCCGCCTTGCTGGCCCCCGTGCTGGCCGCCGCGTTTGGCTGGAGTAACGTGTTCGGCTTTGCGTTGATTCCACTGGTACTGACCCTGATTATCTTCGCCTGGCTCGCCCGCAATGCCCCCGAGCGGCCGAAAGCCAAGTCCATGGCCGACTACTTCAAGGCCCTGGGCGACCGCGACAGCTGGTGGTTCATGTTTTTCTACAGCGTGACCTTCGGCGGCTTTATTGGCCTGGCCAGCGCCCTGCCCGGTTACTTCAACGACCAGTACGGCCTGAGCCCGGTGACCGCCGGTTACTACACCGCAGCCTGCGTGTTCGGCGGCAGCCTGATGCGTCCCCTGGGCGGCGCGCTGGCCGACCGCTTCGGCGGGATCCGTACCCTGCTGGGCATGTACAGCGTGGCGGCGATCTGCATTGCGGCGGTGGGGTTCAACCTGCCCAGTTCCTATGCGGCATTGGCTCTTTTCGTCTGCACCATGCTTGGCCTGGGGGCCGGTAATGGCGCGGTGTTCCAACTGGTGCCCCAGCGTTTCCGTCGCGAAATCGGCGTGATGACCGGCCTGATCGGCATGGCGGGCGGTATTGGTGGCTTTGCCTTGGCGGCGGGCATGGGTGCGATCAAACAAAGCACCGGCAGCTATCAGATGGCCCTGTGGTTGTTCGCTAGCCTGGGCGTGCTGGCCTGGTTCGGCCTGCACGGCGTCAAACGTCGCTGGAGAACCACCTGGGGTTCGGCCGCCGTGACCGCTGCACGCGTCTGA
- a CDS encoding transglycosylase SLT domain-containing protein: MGKCWRMGWLLSVLLGGNQALAYCWEETARRYDIEPELLQAIADVESGFRADAINHGNRNGTRDIGLMQINSIHLPRLLKQGITEERLLNEPCLSVEVGASILAEFIQRFGYNWTAVGSYNVGAGSGPQREALRRRYAEKIWTRYEALVMQRH; the protein is encoded by the coding sequence ATGGGTAAGTGCTGGCGCATGGGCTGGTTGTTGAGCGTACTGCTGGGTGGCAATCAGGCATTGGCCTATTGCTGGGAGGAAACTGCCCGCCGCTATGACATCGAGCCTGAATTGCTGCAAGCCATCGCCGATGTGGAGTCGGGTTTTCGTGCGGACGCGATCAATCATGGCAACCGCAATGGCACCCGGGATATCGGCTTGATGCAGATCAACAGCATCCACTTGCCCCGTCTGCTCAAACAAGGCATCACCGAGGAGCGCTTGTTGAACGAGCCGTGCCTGTCGGTGGAGGTGGGGGCTTCGATTCTCGCGGAATTTATCCAGCGTTTTGGCTACAACTGGACAGCGGTCGGTTCATACAACGTGGGGGCGGGCTCCGGGCCCCAGCGCGAGGCGCTGCGTCGGCGCTACGCGGAAAAAATCTGGACGCGTTACGAGGCCCTGGTCATGCAGCGCCACTGA
- a CDS encoding bifunctional protein-serine/threonine kinase/phosphatase has translation MSLRLSVAQASAIGPRAENQDALRVVTPVADLAASKGYLCAMADGVSQCADGGLAARSTLQALALDYYATPQTWGVAQALERLLLAQNRWLQANGGGQPLLTTLSALVFRGQRFTLAHVGDCRAYRWLDGELLRISEDHVWEQPGMQHVLKRALGLDQHLVLDFLDGQLREGECFLLLSDGVWATLGDHSIRAILREQSDLDLAVNTLVNAAHLAGSQDNASALLVRVDALGAATLGDALVQLQQWPLPPPLKSGQHFEGWQVETMLTQSRQSLLYRVRDAQQQPWLLKTLPASHDDDSDAGQALLSEEWFLRRVAGRAFPEVHAASERQHLYYVMREYSGQTLAELFEQQGPLALAQWQSVAERLLRAVGLLHRRQILHRDIKPENLLLGDDGELRVLDFGLAYCPGLSEDRVHALPGTPSFIAPEAFNGERPTPQQDLYSVGVTLYYLLTGHYPYGEIEAFQRPRFTQPVSASRYRPDLPDWLPLSLERAVAAQPTQRYETAEEWLLVLEQADRRELSIRPRPLLEREPLKVWRTLALLSLLLNLLLLYSLFHS, from the coding sequence ATGAGTCTGCGACTGAGCGTCGCCCAGGCCAGCGCGATCGGCCCACGGGCAGAAAACCAGGATGCCTTGCGCGTGGTCACTCCGGTGGCGGATCTGGCCGCGAGCAAAGGCTACCTGTGCGCCATGGCCGACGGCGTGAGCCAATGCGCCGACGGTGGCCTGGCCGCACGCTCGACCCTGCAGGCCCTGGCCCTGGACTACTACGCCACGCCGCAAACCTGGGGCGTGGCCCAGGCACTGGAGCGCTTGCTGCTGGCGCAGAATCGCTGGCTGCAGGCCAACGGCGGTGGCCAGCCATTGCTGACCACCCTCAGTGCCCTGGTGTTTCGCGGCCAACGCTTCACCCTGGCCCACGTCGGCGATTGCCGGGCGTATCGCTGGCTGGACGGCGAGTTGCTGCGCATCAGCGAAGATCACGTCTGGGAACAACCGGGCATGCAGCATGTGCTCAAGCGTGCCCTTGGCCTGGATCAGCATTTGGTGCTGGATTTTCTCGATGGCCAATTGCGTGAAGGCGAGTGCTTCCTGCTGCTCAGCGATGGCGTGTGGGCCACTTTAGGCGATCACAGCATTCGCGCCATCCTGCGGGAACAATCAGACCTGGATTTGGCGGTCAACACCCTGGTGAATGCCGCGCATCTGGCGGGCAGCCAGGACAATGCCAGCGCGCTGCTGGTACGCGTCGACGCACTTGGCGCGGCCACCCTCGGCGACGCACTGGTGCAATTGCAGCAATGGCCACTGCCGCCGCCCTTGAAATCCGGGCAACACTTCGAGGGCTGGCAAGTGGAAACCATGCTGACGCAAAGCCGACAGTCGTTGCTGTACCGGGTACGCGATGCCCAACAGCAACCCTGGCTGCTGAAAACCCTGCCGGCGAGCCACGACGATGACAGCGACGCCGGCCAGGCTTTGTTGTCCGAGGAGTGGTTCTTGCGCCGCGTGGCTGGGCGCGCATTTCCTGAAGTACATGCCGCCAGTGAGCGCCAGCATTTGTACTACGTGATGCGCGAATATTCCGGCCAGACCCTCGCCGAGCTGTTCGAGCAACAAGGCCCCCTGGCCCTGGCGCAATGGCAGTCCGTGGCCGAGCGCTTGCTGCGAGCGGTAGGTCTGTTGCATCGACGGCAGATCCTGCACCGCGATATCAAACCGGAAAACCTGCTGCTGGGGGACGACGGCGAATTGCGCGTGCTGGATTTCGGCCTGGCGTACTGCCCGGGCCTCTCCGAAGACCGCGTTCACGCGTTGCCCGGCACCCCGAGTTTTATCGCCCCCGAAGCCTTCAATGGCGAGCGTCCGACGCCCCAACAAGATTTGTATAGCGTAGGCGTCACTCTGTATTACCTGCTGACCGGGCACTATCCCTACGGTGAAATCGAAGCCTTCCAACGGCCCAGATTCACCCAACCCGTCAGCGCCAGCCGCTATCGCCCCGACCTGCCGGATTGGTTGCCCCTCAGCCTGGAACGGGCCGTGGCCGCACAGCCGACACAACGCTATGAAACCGCCGAAGAATGGTTACTGGTGCTGGAACAGGCCGACCGGCGGGAACTGAGTATCCGCCCCAGGCCATTGCTGGAGCGCGAACCGTTGAAGGTCTGGCGTACCTTGGCGTTGCTTTCGCTGCTGCTCAATCTGCTGCTCTTGTATTCACTCTTCCATAGCTGA
- a CDS encoding ANTAR domain-containing response regulator has protein sequence MLRILLINDTPRKVGRLRAALIEAGFEVIDESGLIIDLPARVETVRPDVILIDTESPGRDVMEQVVLVSRDQPRPIVMFTDEHDPNVMRQAIKSGVSAYIVEGIQAQRLQPILDVAMARFESDQALRAELQARDQQLAERKRIELAKGMLMKMKACNEEEAYTLMRRQAMSRQQKLIQVAEQIIAMSELLG, from the coding sequence ATGCTGCGAATCCTGTTGATCAACGACACCCCGCGTAAGGTCGGCCGCCTCAGGGCGGCATTGATCGAGGCCGGTTTTGAGGTGATCGATGAATCCGGCCTGATCATCGACCTGCCCGCGCGCGTCGAAACGGTGCGCCCGGATGTGATCCTGATCGATACCGAGTCACCCGGTCGCGATGTGATGGAGCAAGTGGTACTGGTCAGCCGCGACCAGCCGCGACCCATCGTGATGTTCACCGACGAGCACGACCCGAATGTCATGCGCCAGGCGATCAAGTCCGGCGTCAGTGCCTACATTGTCGAAGGCATCCAGGCCCAACGGTTACAACCGATCCTCGATGTCGCCATGGCCCGTTTCGAAAGCGACCAGGCCTTGCGCGCAGAGCTCCAGGCCCGTGATCAGCAGTTGGCCGAACGCAAGCGCATTGAGCTGGCCAAGGGTATGTTGATGAAAATGAAAGCCTGCAACGAAGAAGAGGCCTACACCTTGATGCGCCGCCAAGCCATGAGCCGCCAGCAGAAACTGATCCAGGTGGCGGAGCAGATTATTGCCATGAGTGAGCTGCTCGGCTGA
- a CDS encoding winged helix-turn-helix domain-containing protein yields MAVVGNELTTAALVFARWTLHGDGRLTGEGADVQLPPKEWHVLRLLLASGGVLMSKDRLLELAWPQGEVAEESLTRCIYSLRKYLGADKGFIKTIYGRGYRFTCPVTVEEQTEHVCSACGRVSHG; encoded by the coding sequence ATGGCTGTCGTGGGTAATGAGCTGACGACAGCGGCTCTGGTTTTTGCACGCTGGACCCTGCATGGCGATGGCCGTCTCACGGGCGAGGGCGCGGATGTTCAGTTGCCGCCCAAGGAGTGGCATGTGCTGCGGCTCTTGCTGGCTTCCGGCGGTGTGTTGATGAGCAAGGATCGCTTGCTGGAGCTGGCATGGCCCCAGGGGGAGGTCGCCGAGGAGTCGCTGACACGCTGCATCTACTCGTTGCGCAAATATCTGGGCGCGGACAAGGGCTTTATCAAGACGATCTATGGTCGAGGGTACCGTTTCACTTGCCCGGTGACGGTGGAAGAGCAAACGGAGCATGTGTGCTCGGCTTGCGGTCGGGTCAGCCATGGGTAA
- the cobA gene encoding uroporphyrinogen-III C-methyltransferase, with protein MNAKVWLVGAGPGDPELLTLKAVRAMNEADVVLIDDLVNPAVLEHCGDARVITVGKRGGCRSTPQDFIHRLMLRYARQGKCVVRLKGGDPCIFGRGGEEAAWLRERGVEVELVNGITAGLAGATNCAVPLTLRGVSRGVTLVTAHTQDDSSLNWRALAEGRTTLVVYMGVAKLEEIAQQLLEAGMAADMPVAMIENASLPLQRECRSELWRMYEDAQAFALKSPSILVIGRVAAAGQVAFIESAASA; from the coding sequence ATGAACGCAAAAGTCTGGCTGGTGGGCGCAGGCCCCGGCGACCCGGAGTTGTTGACCCTCAAGGCGGTACGAGCAATGAACGAAGCCGATGTGGTGCTGATCGATGACCTGGTCAACCCGGCGGTGCTGGAACACTGCGGCGACGCGCGCGTGATCACCGTGGGTAAACGCGGTGGCTGTCGTTCAACCCCGCAAGACTTTATCCACCGCCTGATGTTGCGTTATGCGCGCCAAGGCAAGTGCGTGGTACGCCTCAAAGGCGGCGACCCGTGTATTTTCGGTCGGGGTGGTGAAGAGGCCGCGTGGCTGCGCGAGCGGGGTGTAGAGGTTGAGTTGGTCAACGGGATTACCGCTGGGCTGGCGGGCGCGACCAACTGCGCGGTTCCACTGACTTTACGTGGTGTCAGCCGTGGCGTGACCCTGGTCACGGCCCATACCCAGGATGACAGCAGCCTTAATTGGCGTGCGCTGGCCGAAGGCCGTACGACGCTGGTGGTGTATATGGGCGTCGCGAAACTGGAAGAGATTGCCCAGCAACTGCTGGAGGCGGGAATGGCTGCGGATATGCCTGTGGCGATGATCGAGAATGCATCGCTGCCCCTGCAGCGCGAATGCCGCAGCGAGCTGTGGCGCATGTATGAGGATGCGCAGGCATTTGCCTTGAAGAGCCCGTCGATCCTGGTGATCGGCCGTGTCGCCGCCGCTGGGCAGGTGGCGTTCATCGAATCGGCGGCCAGCGCCTGA
- the rmf gene encoding ribosome modulation factor, which yields MRRLKRDPLERAFLRGYQYGVHGKSRELCPFTLPSVRQAWINGWREGRGDNWDGMTGTAGIHRLNELHAVG from the coding sequence ATGAGAAGACTTAAGCGTGATCCGTTGGAAAGAGCATTTTTACGCGGATATCAATACGGCGTTCATGGCAAATCCCGTGAGCTTTGCCCATTTACTCTACCGTCGGTACGCCAAGCCTGGATCAACGGCTGGCGAGAAGGACGCGGCGACAACTGGGACGGTATGACAGGCACTGCGGGCATCCACAGACTCAACGAACTTCACGCGGTCGGCTAA
- the sctC gene encoding type III secretion system outer membrane ring subunit SctC: MPRLRLCRWLLFAALMLGNVHARGESYEAQDESLHTVFTALSVPLGTSIVVSRAVARKRLSAVLDFDAPQQTLEALVLQQGLIGYGDGQVLYLYDASEAKSSAVALRHISVDRLRALMRRSGLDESRYPLRESGERTFYVSGPPNYVDRVLRLAQLMDRQRADLRVGQQAFGVVQVLNTHVADRQYDTRDGPVTVPGMASIIETLLASEHKSLLADKSLGVIAYPDTNSLLIKGKPAQVSFIQKLVTELDLPKRSIEVSLWWVDVHRDELKKIGLDADKEGEATTTRIMEPLDDQRLMAHITALERRRRASVVTLPVILTQENVPAVFQDNHTFYLPPLGNERGDWRPVRHGTQVSVLPRFTESNQIELRLDVEDGRQMSGAGAGNTPSAVGRVGVGSVVRLPQGKRLWLGAFARDSGESRRSVQVRLFVIQARAVGGEPKVLAGGVGPAPLSATQYERVQRAFVRPDRDISP; the protein is encoded by the coding sequence ATGCCCCGTCTCCGGCTCTGCCGCTGGCTGTTGTTTGCCGCGCTGATGCTGGGGAATGTGCATGCCCGGGGCGAATCCTACGAGGCACAGGACGAAAGCCTGCATACGGTATTTACCGCACTGTCGGTGCCGCTTGGGACGTCCATCGTTGTCAGCCGCGCGGTGGCCCGTAAACGCCTCAGCGCAGTGCTGGATTTCGATGCGCCGCAACAGACCCTGGAGGCGCTGGTGCTCCAGCAAGGGCTGATCGGGTACGGCGACGGGCAAGTGCTCTACCTCTATGACGCCAGCGAGGCCAAAAGCTCGGCGGTCGCCTTGCGGCATATTTCCGTCGACCGGCTGCGGGCCCTCATGCGCCGCTCGGGGCTCGATGAGTCGCGCTATCCCCTGCGCGAAAGCGGCGAGCGGACATTCTATGTGTCTGGCCCACCGAACTATGTCGACCGGGTGCTGCGCCTGGCCCAGCTGATGGATCGGCAAAGGGCGGACTTGCGCGTCGGTCAGCAGGCCTTTGGCGTGGTTCAGGTGCTCAACACGCACGTTGCGGATCGCCAGTACGACACACGGGATGGGCCGGTCACGGTACCGGGGATGGCATCAATCATCGAAACCCTGCTCGCCAGCGAGCATAAAAGCCTGTTGGCCGACAAGAGCCTGGGGGTGATCGCCTACCCCGATACCAACAGCCTGCTGATCAAGGGCAAGCCAGCGCAGGTGAGTTTCATCCAGAAACTGGTGACGGAGCTGGATTTGCCCAAGCGATCGATCGAGGTCTCATTGTGGTGGGTGGACGTGCACCGTGACGAACTGAAGAAGATCGGCCTGGACGCGGACAAGGAGGGCGAGGCCACGACCACCCGCATCATGGAACCGCTGGACGATCAACGACTGATGGCGCACATCACTGCACTGGAACGCCGGCGACGAGCGAGTGTGGTGACCTTGCCGGTGATTCTCACCCAGGAGAATGTGCCGGCCGTTTTCCAGGACAACCACACTTTCTACCTGCCCCCACTCGGTAACGAGCGGGGCGACTGGAGACCGGTGCGTCATGGCACTCAGGTCAGCGTGCTGCCGCGTTTTACCGAGTCCAACCAGATCGAACTGCGCCTGGATGTCGAAGATGGCCGTCAGATGAGTGGGGCGGGGGCGGGCAATACACCCTCGGCGGTCGGGCGGGTTGGGGTTGGTAGTGTTGTTCGTCTGCCGCAGGGCAAGCGTTTATGGCTGGGAGCGTTTGCACGAGATAGCGGGGAGTCAAGGCGTTCGGTGCAAGTGCGCCTGTTTGTCATTCAGGCGCGGGCCGTGGGGGGCGAGCCAAAGGTTTTAGCCGGTGGCGTCGGTCCTGCGCCCTTGAGTGCTACGCAATACGAGCGCGTGCAACGTGCATTTGTACGTCCAGATCGTGATATCTCACCGTGA